The sequence CACACGGGGCTGGTGTGCAGCTGGGGATTGTGGTTACTGTGTTCCTACTGTGTGCCTTACCCCATGGGAGCCTCTGGACTGGAGAGAAGGTACACACGCACCCCACACACCCTGGGAAGGGGCCAGGGGAAAAACACCAGGCTGGAGGTGGGCCCCAGGAATGTGGGTGTTCAATCCTCCGAGAATTCAGGGAAGAGAGGCATCTCCCACTTCTGGTATGGGGGGGTGACACCCAGGCGCACAGTCTAAGCAAAGTCCCAGGCAGAAAGGAGGGTGATGAAGTATGAGGATTCTGTGGTTAAGACCCGGCTGAAGCACAGGATCTGGAAGCCCGAAGGTGCCCCATCCCAGCAAAACCTCATCTACTCCTGCCCGCAGGGCCCAGAAGGGGCTGTGGTTAAATCAGGGCAGGTCCGGGCAGGCTTCACCCTCAGGGAACCACAGAGGCTGACAGATGCAAGGACATTGTGTTGGGGTCAGAGAGAGAGGTAGTGATCAGGCTCAGGGGGACAGGAAACTTCCATTACCTGTATCAGTAAGACCAGGCCACCTCGCCCAGCCTGGGCTTGCCAGACCCCTTAGCTGGCCAATCTGCCTGTCCACAGGTCACAGGCTCTTCTGCTTCAGAGCCTTTCCTCTACAAAGCCCCCTctccaccagtagcaccctgctTCTCCttacctcctcctccaggaagccttccagacccctatctctcCTGAGTATATCTGAGCCCGTGCTGGGCATACAGTAGGTGCCTAGAGAAGACCTGGAGGGACGaggtcactcattcattcagccagtgCTTATTGAGTGTGCTGGCCTTCCTGTGAGACAGGGTAACCTTCCTCGCTTTGCAAGCTGGGAAACTGAGGCGCCAAGAGGTGAAGGGACTTGCTCTAGGTCCAAAGCCCATGAGTGTTCAGACACAACCATACCCTCCAGCAGACAGACTGGGTGAGCAGTGAGAAGGCAGCCCCCTCTGTCAAGGGGATTCAGCCAAGAATTCCCAGCGGAAAGGATGCTTGAGCCTTGAAAGGTACATAGGAGGCCATCAAGCTGGGGGAGCAGAAGGTatgcctgggggagggggcagtgagcCCCAGAGGCTTGGAGATGGGAAACAGCTGGCCTGCGTTCAAAGCTGGGAGGACTTCCGCCTGTGAGGATGTGAGTGGGAAGGGGACAAACGTCCCTGTCCCTGGCTCCCGCCCTCCCCCCACTCACCTgctcctctcccacccctccccaggtgGGCTGGTGTGTCTGACCACCAGGACTAACCCATCCAACCTGCGGTACAAAGAGGCGCTGGAGGCCACCCTGGACAGGCTGGAGCAGGCCGGGGCATGGGAACGCCTGGTGGCCCGGCCTGTAGACCGGTGGGAACTGGCCACCTCCAAGCTCGAGGTGGGGCCTGGCACCTCCGACAGCGACGGCTTCATCTCCGGTATCATCTACCTGTACCGGAAGCAGGCGGCAGCCCAGGCTGAGGGAGGGAGGCCCGGTGCCTAGCCCCCAGCTGGCCTCTAACCCTCCTGTGGCCTCACCCTCTGCTTTGCCTGTAAAATGAAACCAGTGAgtcacccctgcccccaggagaGCTGTGCCTATTAAATGAGACCCAAAGTGGGCATCAGAACTCTGGCGCTGTGGTTTTTCTCACCCCCCCGCCAGAGTGACGTCTGTCCCAGTGGGAGACAGAGGGAAGAAACAGGACGAAGAGGGCCCCCACCCCTGGCTGTCCCTGGGCCTTGGCACGCAGGGCCACAGACGCGACTCCGTGACTCCTCCCAGCGTGGAGGGCCCCCTCCCTCTAACCCGCAGACCAGGAACCCGTGCTCACACATCTGGCCAAACACTTTCACGTGTCCTGGGttcggtttcctcatctctaaagggATTGGAATGCAGAGTGGAGGATCTCAGAGTGTAGCTTGGAGGCTGCCCCAGAGCTGGGCAGGTGAAAGGGCCTGGGTGACTAGTCAGCACCAGCACAGGTGGGGATGTGCCCAGGGCCGATGATAACTCCTCCATTCAGGAGCCTcaggaaggcttcatggaggaggaggcGTGGAGCCGGGCCTTCAAGACTAACAGGGTtcagagggtggaggagggaaaaaagacaTTCCAGGCTGAGGGCAGGGACAGCCTGAGCACAGGCTGGGAGAAAGGATCTGAAGGGTGAGCCGACCAGCCTGGCAGCCCAGACAAACCTGGAACAAAAGTGGGAGAAGGCAGATGGCCCATCCCCCAGGGCTGACtgttctcctctgtcctcccttctAGGGTCCCCAGCACTTCACGAGGATCCTGGGCTTTACACTGACAAACAGAGGGCTTGAGCAAGGTGGCTACAAAGGTCAGGGCCAGTTTCCATGCCTCACAGTTCCCCAATATCAGTTTTGTTAAGTCTTCCCATCCTAGCCACTCCATGGGGGTCCTGCCCCTTACCAACCCCCTGCCCAGGCCTccaaccccaccccccgccccatgtCCACAACTGAAATCAGATCAATACAGAGAATTCCTGTGCACAGGTCCCATTTAttgtagaaaataatagcaattacCGTGACAAATAGCttaaattacaaaacagaaaccacaTAGGAGGCAGGGGAAAGCCCCAGGACTTCCTGGGATGAGGGCCAGAGAAAGAGTATTCCCCCTGCCCTCTCCAGGCTGCCAATGACCTTGGCAGGGGCAGAGGATCCAGAGGTGGCCAGGATCAAGGGGCCGGGGGCCACGGTCGGGGGCTGGAAGGGGTGCAGGCAGCTTGGGCCACCTCTATGGCCTCCTCCCCCACCACTACCCAAACCAGTTTGTAGcacctccacccctcccctctaAACCTGTCCGTCCACTCTGTGCAACTAAGCTCCAAGGGCAGGTAGGTGAGCAAGGCGGCCATTCTCATGACCCCAGGTTTCCATGGGCAAGACCCAGCCTAAGTGCTCACTGGCCCAGCCAGAGAATGCTGGCAGAGGGGAGCAGGAAGGATCGAAGAAGGGGGACGGTGGTCAACGTGGGCCCCATGGTCCACTGAGCACCCACTCAGAGGCAGAGCCCAAGCAAAGTCAAGGCTGAACTGTCCTGGCCAGCAGGAGCCAGCCCCCTGTATCCACAGCCATTCAGAGGAGGGTGGCCCAGGAGTCTCTTTCCATTCCTCCTTGCTGGTGTTGGAAGTGGCCTTGAGAAAGTGTCCGAGAGGGCCAGGAGGCTCTGGGGGCTGCTAACCCGGTCCCCCGCTGCCCATGGCTGGGCCATCCGCCTAGGGTCACAGATTGCAGTGAGCTCAGTCCAGGGAGAAACAAAgacgaaaggaaaaaaaatttaaaagagtcAACAGTAGTGCCTTAGACGTAGTTGCTGGCTGGGGCCGAGCGGGCGGCGGAGTACTTAGCGGAGTAGGGCTTGTCGTTGCGGGGCGGGCAGTTGAAGCAGAGCAGGGCCCCCCCAAGGATCAGCAAGCCAGCGGCGGCCCAGCCCACGTAGAGCGAGGCCCCCATCTCCCGCTTCTGGCCCGAGGCCACCAGGGGGTTGTAGAAGTCGCGGATGACGTTGTTAGCCGTCCAGGACACGGGCACCATCACCAGCAGGCCGGCCAGCAGGAACACCACGCCGGCCACGATCATGATCTTGGCCTTGGAGCTCTCATCATCCACGCAGTTGGTGCACTTGCCGCCCACCACCGACAACAGCACGCCAAACACGGCCAGGATGATACAGATGACGATGAGGGCGCGGGCCGCCTGCAGGTCCTGCGGCAGCGCCAGCAGCGAGTCGTACACCTTGCACTGCATCTGGCCGGTGCTCTGCACCACGCAGTTCATCCACAGGCCCTCCCAGATGGTCTGCGACGTGACGATGTTGCTGCCGATGAAGGCCGTCACGCGCCACATGGGCAGCGCGCAGCTCAGGATGGCGCCCAGCCAGCCCAGCACGGCCAGCGCGATGCCCATCACCTGCAGCCCCATGGAAGCCATGGCTCAGCGTCGGCGAAGAGGCGAGGCGCGTCTAGGACCTGAAAAGGCGCTGAGGATCCGGCTCTGGAGGCTGTAGGAGTCCAAGAGCCGCGGACGGCTACTTCGCAGCAAGGCCTTACACCGGGAGGAAGTCCGGGGGCAAAGCCAGTTGGAGCCGCTTCAGGCGTCTCTCCCGAGAGAGACACAAACCCAGCGAGTGTGACCCGACCAGTTCTCTTCCTGCCAACAGGTGCCACAAGCTCGCGGGCTCCAAACTGGAGCGGTTATATGGTGCTCCGTGGGAGGGGCGGGGGCCGAGGGAGGGGTTTCAGTCCCTGGAGCCGCCCCTTGACCAGTTCCTCTAGATTCCTGAGCCTGCCAACAAAGGGACTTTCAGGTCCCAGCCCTGGGCCCCTGAGTCACGATCCAGTCTCAGAGGAAACTGCcctttccccctgcccccaggcctcTGCTGAGGTCACCCAAGAGACAGACACTGAGTCACAGCCTCCAAGCACCTGGACATCCCTGAGGGGCCAGAGGAGGAGTCAGGCCCAGCTGGGTTTGGGAACCTGAAGAGAAGGATCCCCACGTCCCAGGGCTCCCTCATTCCAGGCTTCGATGGATGgacggggtgggagtgggggattGTGTGGCCACCTTCAGGGAGAGGGTCTGAGGATAGAGTCCTGGAAATGCCGAAGAGCAGCCCCACCTTGATTACTGTTGGAAGAGTCTGTATCAGCTTCATCACTGGCCTGATAATTATTAATAGCTAAGAGTCTCACCAGCCACCATCCTCACCTGAGGTCTGGACATTGGCCTGGTGAGGTCCAGTTTTAAGGAGCAAGGGGCTGGGGGGGCGCCAGGACTCCTGGGTCCCTCAcctgccctcctcctctctccccaccatcACCTGGCTTCCCAGCCCTGCAGAGGATGGGTGTTGGAGGAGACACCTTTTTGGCCAAAGAGAGAAGGAAGCCTGCTCCACCCACCCCTGGACCCCCAAGCTCGGAAGTTTCAGCCAGTTGCTGCTGGAGCTAAGTTGGCTTGGCCAGAACTAGGTGGTGGGGGAAGTCAGCAAGAGAAAGCCATGGGTCAGACTGTGGGGACTTCAGCCCAACAAACAGGTGTTTACTTAGTGAAGATACACACAGCGGTCCTCCGATAAAGCCAGAGTGGGAGCAAAGTCCCACGAGACTTAGACTTCGAAGGGGAGGGTTAAATCAGATGGAGTTGGAGGTGGGGTTGCCAGGGAGGGGGCCTGATTGGGAGGGGGAGCTGCCTGGCTCAACTCCAGGCGGCACTGAATTCTTGGGTTGTGCAGCAGAGGACTCTGAGGACAGAAATCTCCATGGAGGGGTCCCCCTGGAGTTGGGCAAGGCAGCTGGACTAGGGGAAGGAGAACAGAGAGAGGGGACAGTGAGGACAAAGGTGCCCGAGGTGGGGAAATGCAGCCAGTTCTGGGAGCCAGACGGATTCAGAGGAATCCAGTCTGACCAGAGAcaggggaagtgggggaggggccAGAGCGAAAGAGCCAGAAATCTCTGTGTCGGGCACCGCGGAGCCCTGGGCTGTGAACAGAGGCAGTGGATGCAGGCTGAGTGGCTCTCTGGGGGACTTCTCCGGTGGTCCGGTGGGTAAGACTTCCCTTCCCAACGCAggggatgctggttcgatccctggtcagggagctaagaccgcACATGCCTCctgggccaaaaaaccaaaacataaaacagaagcagtattgtaatgaattcaacaaagactttttaaatggtccacatacaaaaataaataaaaaaaaaaagaagggggagTCTCTGGAGACAGAATGAAGATGAAAGCAGGCAGAGGACCAGGAAGGGCCTGATTCAGGGCCGAGGACTTTGGGAACCTAAAGAAGCAGCCATTATGGAGGTGAGAGAGAGTGGCCGGGCTCATCCTGGCTGGATCAAGGGCACCCCACGTgatccacgtgctgcagagcTCCCCATGTGCTGGGGAGCTCATCCCAGGGGCCAGGGCTCCCATTAGTCCCCGAGCCCCCAGCATCATCCAGCCCCATGCCTGACGCCCTGGGGCAGCTGGGTGTATAATCCAACCCAGACAGTGTTCCTTGAGCTTCCTGAAAGAGAGCTTGCGTGATTTGGGTGGAAGCCTTCTGTGAGCTATCTGAAGCGTGCTGATGGCCCCTGGAACCACAGGGCTGGCGGGCATCACCTAGCTTGATGGAGAAGCTGAAGTCCTGTACTGTGGTTGACTGTAAACACTTCGGTCTCCCCTACAAGGCTGGGGGCTCCACCGGCCATCAGCATGCTTCAGATAGCTCACAGAAGGCTTCCACCCAAGTCACGCAAGCTCTCTTTCAGGAAGCTCAAAGAACGCTGTCTGGGTCAGATTAGACACAAAGCCTCCGTCCCAGGGCGTCAAGCCTGGGGCTGGACGATGCTGGGGGCTCCTGAGGATATTCAGCCTCAGAGCTCAGTGCCCGGTTTGACACGT is a genomic window of Bubalus kerabau isolate K-KA32 ecotype Philippines breed swamp buffalo chromosome 23, PCC_UOA_SB_1v2, whole genome shotgun sequence containing:
- the CLDN4 gene encoding claudin-4 translates to MASMGLQVMGIALAVLGWLGAILSCALPMWRVTAFIGSNIVTSQTIWEGLWMNCVVQSTGQMQCKVYDSLLALPQDLQAARALIVICIILAVFGVLLSVVGGKCTNCVDDESSKAKIMIVAGVVFLLAGLLVMVPVSWTANNVIRDFYNPLVASGQKREMGASLYVGWAAAGLLILGGALLCFNCPPRNDKPYSAKYSAARSAPASNYV